Proteins from a single region of Thermogemmata fonticola:
- a CDS encoding esterase/lipase family protein, giving the protein MATGLLTITALLFGLGADVPVELWQVAPDMKGKSAREELRKTKERAVVLIPGLKLHPVRPALAACPEMHKWQQPRGELVRALAEDFDVFALGYAQTAPVDVVARAPALRAAVELLEKADYREIVLIGHSAGGVLARLFVATYPQTRVSKVITTASPHAGALLARLPFGYPKIQAPFVQSLTPEARRALAQPVDADPNKPMEMVCVVARLPKLLSDGLVDVDSQWPAECRAAGVPAVVVEINHFEVLMHPASVQVVARLAREKLRRWTPEEVDQAVRLLLLKPGRHRRP; this is encoded by the coding sequence ATGGCCACAGGGTTGCTGACGATCACGGCGTTGCTGTTCGGTTTGGGGGCGGATGTGCCAGTGGAGCTGTGGCAGGTGGCCCCGGACATGAAGGGGAAGTCGGCGCGCGAGGAGCTGCGCAAGACGAAGGAGCGGGCGGTGGTGCTGATTCCGGGGTTGAAGCTGCATCCGGTGCGTCCGGCGCTGGCAGCCTGTCCGGAGATGCACAAGTGGCAGCAGCCGCGGGGAGAGCTGGTCCGTGCCCTGGCGGAGGATTTCGACGTGTTCGCCCTGGGTTATGCTCAGACGGCGCCGGTGGATGTGGTGGCGCGGGCGCCGGCGCTGCGGGCGGCGGTGGAGCTTCTGGAGAAGGCGGACTATCGGGAGATCGTGTTGATCGGCCATTCCGCCGGCGGAGTGCTGGCGCGCCTGTTTGTGGCGACGTATCCGCAGACGCGGGTGAGCAAGGTGATCACCACGGCGTCGCCTCATGCCGGTGCTCTGCTGGCCCGCTTGCCTTTCGGCTATCCGAAGATTCAGGCGCCGTTTGTGCAATCGCTCACCCCGGAAGCGCGGCGTGCTTTGGCCCAGCCGGTCGATGCGGACCCGAACAAGCCGATGGAGATGGTCTGCGTCGTGGCGCGCCTGCCCAAGCTTCTGAGCGACGGCCTGGTGGATGTGGACAGCCAGTGGCCGGCGGAGTGCCGCGCTGCCGGGGTGCCGGCTGTGGTCGTGGAAATCAATCACTTCGAGGTGCTGATGCATCCGGCGAGCGTTCAGGTGGTGGCCCGCTTGGCCCGCGAAAAACTCCGCCGCTGGACTCCGGAGGAAGTGGACCAGGCGGTCCGGCTGCTCCTCCTCAAACCGGGCAGACATCGCCGACCGTGA
- the nadA gene encoding quinolinate synthase NadA, translating to MPAVLDDVTAEILALKKEREAIILAHYYQQGEIQELADVTGDSLKLARAAAAVRNPVIVFCGVVFMAETAKMLNPDKRVLVPDLQAGCSLVDSCPADKLQRYQEMLRANGRRFQTVCYINSSAAVKALSDWVVTSGNAVEVVRDRVPADYEILFVPDRHLGAYLQEVTGRSMILWDGACVVHEVFSLTDLLEMQRRYPQAKTIAHPECPKNILEHADFVGGTEAMRQFVARQAQPTTFLVATEANMIWELQRHYPQHTYLPVPGISCACNRCPHMARNTLEKVRDCLRNLAPEILWQPEFDRAREVLTRSLLQPPAPNPPAGD from the coding sequence ATGCCCGCGGTACTGGACGATGTGACGGCGGAGATTCTGGCACTCAAAAAGGAACGCGAGGCGATCATCCTGGCCCACTATTACCAGCAAGGGGAGATTCAGGAGCTGGCGGATGTGACGGGGGATAGTCTCAAGCTGGCACGGGCCGCCGCCGCGGTGCGCAACCCCGTGATCGTCTTCTGCGGCGTAGTGTTCATGGCCGAGACGGCCAAGATGCTCAACCCGGACAAGCGGGTGCTGGTGCCGGACTTGCAGGCCGGTTGCAGTCTGGTGGATTCCTGCCCGGCGGACAAACTGCAGCGCTATCAGGAGATGCTCCGGGCCAACGGGCGGCGCTTCCAGACGGTTTGCTACATCAACAGCTCGGCGGCGGTCAAAGCGCTTTCGGACTGGGTAGTGACCAGCGGCAATGCCGTGGAGGTCGTGCGCGACCGGGTGCCTGCGGATTACGAAATCCTCTTTGTCCCGGACCGGCATTTGGGGGCGTATTTGCAAGAGGTGACTGGCCGGTCGATGATCCTCTGGGACGGTGCCTGCGTGGTCCATGAGGTCTTCAGTCTCACGGACCTTTTGGAGATGCAGCGGCGCTACCCGCAAGCGAAGACCATCGCCCATCCGGAATGCCCGAAGAACATCCTGGAGCATGCGGACTTTGTCGGCGGCACGGAGGCGATGCGGCAGTTCGTCGCCCGCCAGGCGCAGCCCACCACCTTCCTGGTGGCCACCGAGGCGAACATGATCTGGGAGTTGCAGCGGCATTATCCGCAGCACACCTATCTGCCGGTGCCGGGGATCAGTTGCGCCTGCAATCGCTGCCCCCACATGGCCCGCAACACGCTAGAGAAAGTCCGGGACTGCCTGCGGAACCTCGCCCCGGAGATTCTCTGGCAACCGGAGTTCGACCGCGCGCGCGAGGTCCTGACGCGCAGCCTGCTTCAGCCGCCTGCGCCCAATCCCCCCGCCGGAGATTGA
- a CDS encoding S1 family peptidase: MYRLLSVALVLGVAASLGLAQPQALQVYDRCIDGVVYVETVLREGLFRDEVSQGSGFLIDRRRKLVVTNYHVTQEKEKDKILVLFPVRGLFGEVISERKYYFDNAPRLIKNRFFSRARIVAQDKDKDLAILQLDQIPDSAKELPLARFDPKAQDTLHILGNPAERPLWRWAAGTQPAVGQIDARNRIPNIAVRNSKVILCCCAAFNGNSGGPVLNDDGEVVGIASFNGGPGGILTGAIHFAEIRDLLDSIVLHRVFSVENPTRFTLHYQVRWGENGEWENHAIKPHTYTVHWLKGPFDQIPYIKFDASFEEGYQEKSYKLAYYTRQLGRGVNPSRDLDAMEYIFAVDKEEMKIDLLRK; the protein is encoded by the coding sequence ATGTACCGCCTGCTCTCTGTCGCTTTGGTCCTCGGTGTCGCCGCCAGCTTGGGCCTGGCCCAACCGCAAGCCCTCCAGGTGTACGACCGCTGCATCGACGGCGTCGTCTACGTCGAAACGGTCCTCCGCGAAGGACTGTTCCGGGATGAAGTCAGCCAGGGGAGCGGCTTCCTCATCGATCGCCGCCGCAAACTTGTCGTCACCAACTACCACGTCACCCAGGAAAAGGAAAAGGACAAAATCCTGGTCCTCTTCCCCGTCCGCGGCCTCTTCGGCGAGGTCATCTCCGAGAGAAAGTATTATTTCGATAATGCTCCGCGCCTGATCAAAAACCGCTTCTTCTCCAGAGCACGCATCGTCGCCCAGGATAAGGACAAGGACCTGGCCATCCTCCAGCTCGACCAGATTCCCGACTCGGCCAAGGAGCTGCCGCTAGCCCGCTTCGATCCCAAAGCGCAGGATACGCTCCACATTCTCGGCAATCCGGCGGAACGCCCCCTGTGGCGCTGGGCCGCGGGCACTCAGCCGGCAGTGGGGCAGATCGACGCCCGCAACCGCATCCCCAACATCGCGGTGCGCAACAGCAAGGTGATTCTCTGCTGCTGTGCGGCCTTCAACGGCAACAGCGGCGGGCCTGTTCTCAACGATGACGGCGAGGTCGTCGGCATTGCCTCCTTCAACGGCGGACCCGGCGGCATCCTCACCGGAGCGATCCACTTCGCGGAAATCCGCGACCTCCTCGATTCCATCGTCCTCCATCGCGTCTTCAGCGTGGAAAACCCCACCCGCTTCACCCTCCACTACCAGGTCCGCTGGGGAGAAAATGGCGAATGGGAAAACCACGCCATCAAGCCGCACACCTACACCGTCCACTGGCTCAAGGGACCCTTCGACCAAATCCCCTATATCAAATTCGACGCCTCCTTCGAGGAAGGGTATCAGGAGAAGAGTTACAAGCTCGCTTATTACACCCGCCAGTTGGGCCGTGGCGTCAATCCCTCCCGCGATCTGGACGCGATGGAGTACATCTTCGCGGTGGACAAGGAGGAGATGAAGATCGACCTGCTCCGCAAGTGA
- a CDS encoding alpha/beta hydrolase, with product MSRQRRWLAVLLLALALPVLAADGNDVFDPLAWLRARKLGKLTTVTPQSGKPLRRLAATTLEEWHKERALYQQAFRELIGPWPSERPPLQARVLERKEFAQFIRYKVGFRSLPSEAEYASEIRAWLFVPTVPKPPRPAIVVLHQTVPQGKDEPAGVRATLPWLAHALYYAQRGYVTLAPDAIGYGERTAGGTARTGFELADAAPILDRHPPMTLLGLMLYDVTRCVDYLETRPEVDRDRIGVLGHSQGGLLVNCVLGLEPRFRVGIASCGYGLFRTDQLFPQRWAGKNSAYLPRLALYAGQADELPLDFLHILALAAPRPHLIQTCLGDTIWTPPAVAENAFVMKELKRVRSFYGQEAEAHLVSIEPGGGDRHKNHGWYPETQKAADALLDKVLQP from the coding sequence ATGAGCCGACAGCGACGGTGGCTCGCCGTGCTGCTACTCGCGCTAGCGCTGCCAGTGCTAGCGGCGGATGGGAACGACGTTTTTGACCCGCTGGCGTGGCTGAGGGCGCGGAAGCTCGGCAAGCTGACGACTGTGACGCCGCAAAGCGGCAAGCCCCTCCGGCGTCTGGCGGCCACCACGCTGGAAGAGTGGCACAAGGAGCGCGCGCTGTATCAGCAGGCATTCCGGGAACTGATCGGCCCCTGGCCATCGGAGCGGCCGCCGCTGCAAGCCCGTGTGCTGGAGCGGAAGGAGTTCGCCCAGTTCATCCGTTACAAGGTGGGGTTCCGCTCGCTGCCCTCGGAGGCCGAGTACGCCTCGGAGATTCGCGCCTGGCTGTTCGTGCCCACGGTTCCGAAACCGCCCCGCCCGGCGATTGTTGTGTTGCACCAGACGGTCCCGCAGGGAAAGGACGAACCCGCCGGAGTGCGAGCGACTTTACCGTGGCTGGCCCACGCCCTCTACTACGCACAGCGCGGCTACGTCACCCTCGCTCCCGACGCCATCGGCTATGGGGAGCGCACCGCCGGCGGCACCGCACGGACCGGCTTTGAACTGGCCGATGCTGCCCCGATCCTCGACCGCCACCCCCCTATGACCTTGCTGGGACTGATGCTCTACGATGTGACGCGATGCGTGGATTACCTGGAAACCCGGCCAGAGGTGGACCGCGACCGCATCGGCGTGCTGGGCCACTCCCAGGGCGGCCTCTTGGTGAACTGCGTGCTGGGGCTGGAACCGCGGTTCCGAGTGGGCATCGCCTCGTGCGGCTACGGGCTATTCCGCACAGACCAGCTCTTCCCGCAGCGCTGGGCCGGCAAAAACTCGGCCTACCTTCCGCGATTGGCCCTCTACGCCGGCCAAGCCGACGAGCTGCCGCTGGACTTCCTCCACATCCTGGCCTTGGCGGCTCCGCGACCCCACCTCATCCAAACGTGCTTGGGCGACACCATCTGGACCCCGCCGGCCGTCGCCGAGAACGCCTTCGTGATGAAGGAATTGAAACGCGTGCGCTCCTTCTACGGTCAGGAGGCGGAAGCCCACCTCGTTAGCATCGAACCGGGCGGCGGCGATCGACACAAAAACCACGGCTGGTACCCGGAAACCCAAAAGGCGGCGGACGCTTTGCTGGATAAAGTCCTCCAACCCTGA
- a CDS encoding sialidase family protein gives MRSRLRLLLPLVLLVALSLDFPTSGTAQPPTPSPAPPPAADEPQKTVLFAAGQEGYHTFRIPSLLVTPQGTLLAFCEGRKKGSGDSGDIDLVYKRSTDGGKTWGPLQVLWDEGANTCGNPCPVVERQSGTIWLLMTHNLGSDTEAAIVSGKSRGSRTVWITSSRDDGRTWSPPREITAAVKKPEWSWYATGPGVGIQLRSGRLLIPCDHKADGGKTRRSHVIYSDDGGKTWHLGGSTGPDCNECQAVELSDGTILLNIRTYRPQHFRRLIARSRDGGKTFSEPVEDPALVDPVCQASLIRLSERGDELLFSNPASTRRQRLTVRLSPDGGKTWPHARLLHEGPAAYSCLAVLPDGTCACLYEAGTQHPYQTLTFARFSRRWLTQP, from the coding sequence ATGCGGTCCCGCCTGCGCCTGCTTCTGCCCCTGGTTCTGCTGGTGGCTTTGTCCCTGGACTTCCCCACGTCAGGGACAGCTCAGCCCCCGACCCCCTCCCCGGCTCCGCCCCCCGCTGCGGACGAACCCCAGAAGACCGTCCTCTTCGCCGCCGGTCAGGAGGGCTACCACACCTTCCGCATCCCCTCGCTCTTGGTCACCCCGCAGGGTACGCTCTTGGCCTTCTGCGAAGGCCGGAAAAAGGGCAGCGGCGATAGCGGCGACATCGACCTGGTGTACAAACGCAGCACCGACGGCGGCAAAACCTGGGGACCCCTCCAGGTCCTCTGGGACGAGGGGGCCAACACCTGCGGCAACCCCTGCCCCGTCGTCGAGCGCCAGAGCGGCACCATCTGGCTGCTCATGACCCACAACCTCGGCAGCGACACAGAAGCCGCCATCGTCAGCGGCAAAAGCCGCGGCAGCCGCACCGTCTGGATCACCTCCAGCCGTGATGACGGACGCACCTGGAGTCCGCCGCGGGAGATCACGGCGGCGGTCAAAAAGCCGGAGTGGAGCTGGTACGCCACCGGACCCGGGGTCGGCATCCAACTGCGCAGCGGCCGACTCCTCATCCCCTGCGATCACAAAGCCGATGGCGGCAAGACCCGCCGCTCCCACGTCATCTACAGCGACGACGGCGGCAAAACCTGGCACCTCGGCGGCAGCACCGGACCCGATTGCAACGAATGCCAGGCTGTCGAACTGAGCGATGGCACCATCCTGCTCAACATCCGCACCTACCGCCCGCAGCACTTCCGCCGCCTGATTGCCCGCAGCCGCGACGGGGGAAAAACCTTCTCCGAACCCGTCGAGGACCCCGCCCTGGTCGATCCCGTCTGCCAGGCCAGCCTCATCCGCCTCTCGGAGCGCGGCGATGAACTCCTCTTCTCCAATCCCGCAAGCACGCGCCGCCAGCGCTTGACCGTCCGGCTCAGTCCCGACGGCGGCAAGACCTGGCCCCACGCCCGCCTCCTCCACGAGGGACCCGCCGCCTACTCCTGCCTGGCCGTCCTCCCCGATGGCACCTGCGCCTGCCTCTACGAAGCCGGCACCCAACACCCCTACCAAACCCTCACCTTCGCCCGCTTCTCCCGCCGCTGGCTCACCCAGCCCTGA
- a CDS encoding peptidylprolyl isomerase produces the protein MVQTSRAANPIVVMETNMGTITIELYEDKAPITVKNFLQYVDDKHYDGTIFHRVIDGFMIQGGGYEPGMKERKTRPPIKNESANGLSNLRGTIAMARTPDPDSATAQFFINVKDNTFLDRANARDKVGYCVFGRVIEGMDVVDKIKAVKTTRRGMHDDVPEKDVIILSVRRKQ, from the coding sequence ATGGTGCAAACGAGCCGGGCGGCCAACCCCATCGTCGTCATGGAGACGAACATGGGGACAATCACCATCGAACTGTACGAAGACAAAGCCCCGATCACCGTCAAAAACTTTTTGCAGTACGTGGATGACAAGCATTACGACGGCACGATTTTCCACCGGGTCATCGACGGGTTCATGATTCAAGGGGGCGGCTACGAACCAGGGATGAAGGAGCGCAAGACACGCCCGCCGATCAAAAACGAGTCCGCCAATGGCTTGTCCAATCTGCGGGGCACCATCGCCATGGCGCGCACGCCGGACCCGGATAGCGCCACCGCCCAGTTCTTCATCAACGTCAAGGACAACACCTTCCTGGATCGGGCCAATGCACGGGACAAAGTCGGCTACTGCGTCTTCGGGCGGGTGATCGAGGGGATGGATGTTGTGGACAAGATTAAGGCGGTCAAGACGACCCGCCGCGGAATGCACGACGATGTGCCGGAAAAGGACGTGATCATCCTCTCCGTGCGGCGGAAGCAGTAA
- the ndk gene encoding nucleoside-diphosphate kinase, with protein sequence MQKTLVLLKPDAVQRRLVGEIIGRFERKGLRLVALKMVQASRELAERHYAVHRGKPFYESLLAFLTSGPTVAMVWEGREAVSVARLLMGLTDGARSAPGTIRGDFGLSVQNNLIHGSDSPENAEAEIALWFHPEELVHYTSSDAAWIG encoded by the coding sequence ATGCAAAAGACGCTCGTTCTGCTCAAGCCGGATGCCGTCCAACGCCGCTTAGTCGGGGAAATCATTGGCCGCTTCGAGCGCAAAGGCCTGCGCCTGGTCGCTTTGAAAATGGTGCAGGCGAGCCGAGAACTGGCGGAGCGGCACTACGCCGTCCATCGCGGCAAGCCGTTCTACGAAAGCCTGCTAGCGTTTCTGACTAGCGGCCCGACCGTGGCGATGGTCTGGGAAGGGCGGGAAGCGGTGAGCGTCGCCCGCTTGCTCATGGGCCTGACCGACGGCGCCCGCTCCGCCCCCGGAACCATCCGCGGAGACTTCGGCCTGAGCGTCCAGAACAACCTCATCCACGGCAGCGACAGCCCCGAAAATGCGGAAGCAGAAATCGCCCTCTGGTTCCACCCGGAAGAGTTGGTGCACTACACCTCCAGCGACGCCGCCTGGATCGGCTGA
- a CDS encoding LysM peptidoglycan-binding domain-containing protein, with translation MYLFYPPSSVPPEDSSRSEAPPAETQPGSGGKAVAQSSFGLPASGSSPRAETSAPSAPGLLPAPSGPLAAAPSGTAAPPPGGVAPPPMDNALPPLPPVEAGAGLPPPALPVPPVIPAGGVPPGAGRSAPPSSDPPPSSGTPPPPIPLPPVSPGGSPAVPPPSGDVPAVAPPALTPPPPASLSPAPPSSTPPSSASSAGPVSTGSAGSASAPPGPPSVAPPAPSENTQPPSPAPPAGGENPSALPVPPAASVLPPPPANAGPASPPPAPPLVPSGGNAGSTPAAAGGNDRGARLTLPQSAEASRNSSRPLEQPTAGMPSLPTAASSSPGRTENPPAVAERPPTTSYDVDIYEPRPGDTWESISREFYQDGRYAAALRAYNRNKPLHGSGAIDIPPLHILRRLGGDATRMSPASFGPGGNSSPAGLQPAGRAVPTDPWNAAAPTYHSGPASAAPGGFKIYRVPTDGLSLPTIARQLLGNERRWVEIYDLNPEVNASRVPAGTELRLPADARLPGN, from the coding sequence ATGTACCTGTTCTATCCTCCCTCTTCCGTCCCGCCGGAGGACAGCTCTCGGAGCGAAGCGCCGCCTGCCGAGACCCAACCCGGCAGCGGGGGGAAAGCGGTGGCGCAATCTTCGTTCGGCCTTCCTGCATCCGGCAGCTCTCCGCGAGCTGAGACGAGCGCCCCGTCAGCACCAGGCCTGCTGCCGGCGCCGAGCGGGCCGTTGGCCGCTGCGCCTTCGGGAACAGCCGCCCCCCCGCCGGGAGGAGTAGCGCCGCCGCCGATGGACAACGCCTTGCCACCGCTGCCGCCGGTGGAGGCCGGGGCGGGGCTGCCGCCACCAGCGCTGCCTGTGCCGCCGGTGATTCCCGCCGGGGGTGTTCCGCCTGGAGCCGGGAGGAGTGCGCCGCCTTCCAGCGATCCGCCGCCTTCCAGCGGTACGCCTCCGCCGCCGATTCCGTTGCCGCCGGTGTCGCCGGGGGGGAGTCCCGCGGTGCCTCCGCCGAGTGGGGATGTGCCCGCAGTCGCTCCGCCGGCGCTGACTCCGCCACCTCCGGCTTCGCTCAGTCCGGCGCCGCCTTCCAGCACGCCGCCGTCGTCTGCTTCTTCTGCCGGGCCAGTTTCCACGGGATCAGCAGGAAGCGCTTCCGCGCCGCCTGGGCCGCCGTCGGTGGCACCGCCTGCCCCAAGCGAAAATACTCAGCCGCCCTCCCCGGCTCCGCCCGCAGGAGGGGAAAATCCCTCGGCCCTGCCAGTGCCTCCCGCTGCCAGTGTGCTGCCACCGCCTCCTGCGAATGCCGGTCCGGCCAGTCCGCCGCCCGCCCCTCCGCTTGTGCCTTCTGGAGGAAACGCCGGCTCGACTCCCGCAGCCGCCGGGGGAAACGATCGCGGCGCCCGCTTGACTTTACCCCAATCCGCCGAGGCCTCCCGCAATAGCTCACGCCCGCTGGAGCAGCCGACCGCTGGGATGCCTTCGCTTCCGACCGCCGCTTCTTCTTCTCCAGGGCGCACGGAAAACCCACCCGCCGTAGCGGAGCGGCCGCCCACGACGTCCTACGATGTGGACATTTACGAACCGCGGCCTGGGGACACGTGGGAGTCGATCAGCCGGGAGTTCTACCAGGATGGGCGGTATGCGGCAGCGCTGCGGGCATACAACCGGAACAAGCCGCTTCACGGCAGCGGGGCCATCGACATCCCGCCGCTTCACATCCTGCGCCGCCTGGGAGGCGATGCCACCCGTATGTCACCAGCTTCCTTTGGTCCGGGGGGCAACTCCTCTCCCGCGGGGTTGCAGCCGGCGGGGCGAGCGGTGCCGACGGACCCGTGGAACGCCGCCGCGCCAACCTATCACTCCGGCCCCGCAAGTGCCGCACCAGGAGGGTTCAAAATCTATCGGGTCCCCACCGACGGCCTCAGCCTGCCGACCATCGCCCGGCAACTGTTGGGCAACGAGCGGCGCTGGGTGGAAATCTACGACCTCAATCCAGAAGTGAACGCTTCGCGCGTGCCGGCGGGTACGGAACTGCGGCTGCCAGCGGATGCCCGCCTTCCGGGAAACTGA
- a CDS encoding Fe(2+)-trafficking protein, with amino-acid sequence MTPAERAEQIARFRAMAEGDPDDDLAHFRLGQILMEDGQYAEAARAFERVLQINPHFSRVYQHLGECLVQQGQKEQAVEVLQRGWQVAQERGDRVPKEAIEKLLVQLGAAIPQASQAAEEVGGPGGFRCQRPGCMEGKRARPLPAPPFPDELGQRIARDICAACWNLWHRDLSIKVINELRLDLSSEFGQAEYDKYMRDFFGFEQESPA; translated from the coding sequence ATGACTCCTGCGGAACGTGCCGAACAGATCGCTCGCTTTCGGGCCATGGCGGAGGGGGACCCCGATGACGACCTGGCCCACTTCCGCCTCGGCCAAATTTTGATGGAAGACGGGCAATATGCCGAAGCGGCCCGCGCTTTCGAGCGGGTGTTGCAGATCAATCCCCATTTTTCGCGGGTGTATCAGCATCTGGGGGAATGTCTGGTGCAGCAGGGGCAGAAGGAGCAGGCGGTCGAGGTGTTGCAGCGCGGCTGGCAGGTGGCGCAGGAGCGCGGGGACCGCGTACCCAAGGAGGCGATCGAGAAGCTGCTCGTGCAACTGGGGGCGGCCATCCCGCAAGCGAGCCAGGCGGCGGAGGAGGTCGGCGGCCCAGGGGGCTTTCGCTGCCAGCGGCCCGGCTGCATGGAAGGGAAACGGGCACGCCCGCTACCGGCCCCACCTTTTCCCGATGAACTGGGTCAACGCATCGCCCGCGACATCTGCGCTGCCTGCTGGAACCTCTGGCACCGCGACCTGAGCATCAAAGTCATCAACGAGCTGCGCCTGGACCTCAGCTCCGAGTTCGGCCAGGCGGAGTATGATAAATACATGCGGGACTTCTTCGGCTTCGAGCAGGAATCCCCAGCGTGA
- the ruvA gene encoding Holliday junction branch migration protein RuvA, whose protein sequence is MITRMTGVLNRVLDEEVRLQVGPLEYQILVPETVRRQLQNRLGQEVTLHTLEYLEGVGSGNRFIPRLVGFHTEAELELFELFCTVEKIGIKKALKAMARPSHEIADAISRQDVSWLSTLPGVGAATAEQIVATLKRKVTRLAFTRDTAAATGDSASRVDSQMIDDVYQALLALGHSPLEARQRLDILLASGKSFRSVEEALTFIYSSSS, encoded by the coding sequence ATGATCACTCGGATGACCGGCGTGCTCAACCGCGTGCTGGACGAGGAAGTTCGCCTGCAAGTCGGACCGCTCGAGTATCAGATTCTGGTACCCGAAACGGTACGGCGGCAGTTGCAGAACCGCCTCGGTCAGGAAGTCACCCTGCACACGCTGGAATATCTCGAAGGGGTCGGCAGCGGCAACCGCTTCATCCCCCGCCTGGTCGGCTTCCACACCGAGGCCGAGTTGGAATTGTTCGAGTTGTTCTGCACCGTGGAAAAGATCGGGATCAAAAAAGCCCTCAAGGCGATGGCCCGACCCAGCCACGAAATCGCCGACGCCATCAGCCGCCAGGATGTGTCTTGGCTGAGCACCTTGCCCGGCGTCGGAGCAGCCACTGCCGAGCAGATCGTGGCAACCCTCAAGCGCAAAGTCACCCGGCTAGCCTTTACCCGCGACACTGCCGCCGCTACCGGCGACTCCGCTTCGCGCGTTGACAGTCAGATGATCGACGATGTGTATCAGGCCCTTCTCGCACTCGGGCATAGTCCCCTCGAAGCCCGCCAGCGCCTGGACATCCTGCTCGCCAGCGGTAAATCCTTCCGCTCCGTCGAAGAGGCCCTCACCTTCATCTACAGCAGCAGCTCCTAG
- a CDS encoding EVE domain-containing protein — protein sequence MGLWLFKSEPSEYSYADLERDGETEWDGVTNPLALRYLSQVRRGDQIYLYHTGREKAVVGILEAVADAQGDPGAAAGRRWMVRVRPLRRLEQPVPLSRIKADPACAAWELVRLGRLSVMPVPPPIWEKIARWASSPSAEKGRG from the coding sequence ATGGGGCTGTGGCTTTTCAAGTCGGAACCTTCGGAGTACAGTTACGCGGATTTGGAACGGGACGGGGAGACGGAGTGGGACGGCGTGACGAACCCGCTGGCGCTGCGGTATTTGTCCCAGGTACGGCGGGGGGACCAGATTTATCTGTATCACACGGGGCGGGAGAAGGCGGTGGTGGGGATTCTGGAAGCGGTGGCGGATGCGCAGGGGGATCCGGGGGCCGCTGCGGGCCGACGGTGGATGGTGCGGGTGCGTCCGCTGCGCCGCCTGGAGCAGCCGGTACCGCTGAGCCGGATCAAGGCGGACCCGGCCTGCGCGGCGTGGGAACTGGTGCGCCTGGGACGGCTGTCCGTCATGCCGGTGCCGCCGCCGATCTGGGAGAAGATCGCCCGCTGGGCCAGCTCGCCGTCTGCGGAGAAGGGCCGCGGCTGA
- the rsmH gene encoding 16S rRNA (cytosine(1402)-N(4))-methyltransferase RsmH has translation MALTEGKGEFMGSERPVRHVPVLAEEVRAWLAPAAGQVWVDATVGGGGHARLLAEAVGPQGHLIAVDQDPAMLAIARARLAGLPVTFLHARFDRLPQLLAELGLERVDGLLADLGFASDQVEDPQRGLSFRQHGPLDMRLDPTADLTAEEIVNSWSEQELARLLWEYGEERYSRRIARRIVEQRQRQPLRTTTELAELVRRCVPRSGGIDPATRTFQALRIAVNDELAVLERLLAALPDLIRPGGRVGIISFHSLEDRRVKQAFRQAEVWDVLTRKPIMPTDEEIRTNPRARSARLRAAQRRTSSPAPP, from the coding sequence ATGGCGTTGACGGAGGGGAAGGGTGAGTTTATGGGTTCGGAGCGTCCGGTGCGGCATGTGCCGGTGCTGGCGGAGGAAGTGCGGGCCTGGCTGGCGCCGGCGGCGGGTCAAGTGTGGGTCGATGCGACGGTGGGCGGCGGCGGCCATGCGCGGCTTTTGGCCGAAGCCGTCGGTCCGCAAGGACACCTCATCGCGGTGGATCAGGACCCGGCGATGCTAGCGATCGCCCGCGCACGCCTGGCCGGTCTCCCCGTGACTTTCCTCCACGCCCGCTTCGATCGCCTGCCGCAACTCCTCGCCGAACTGGGCCTGGAGCGGGTGGACGGCTTGCTGGCGGACCTGGGGTTCGCCAGCGACCAGGTGGAGGACCCGCAGCGCGGCCTGAGCTTCCGCCAGCACGGCCCTCTGGACATGCGCCTGGACCCGACCGCTGATTTGACAGCCGAGGAAATTGTGAACAGTTGGTCAGAACAGGAACTGGCTCGACTTCTGTGGGAATACGGCGAGGAGCGGTACAGCCGGCGGATCGCCCGGCGGATTGTAGAGCAGCGGCAACGGCAGCCCTTGCGTACAACGACGGAGCTGGCCGAGCTGGTGCGCCGCTGCGTGCCCCGGTCGGGAGGGATCGATCCGGCCACGCGGACCTTCCAGGCCCTGCGCATCGCGGTCAACGACGAGCTAGCGGTTCTGGAGCGCCTCTTAGCTGCCCTGCCTGACCTGATCCGTCCCGGCGGCCGCGTGGGCATCATCAGCTTCCATTCGCTGGAAGACCGGCGTGTCAAGCAGGCGTTTCGCCAGGCGGAAGTGTGGGACGTCCTCACCCGCAAGCCGATCATGCCTACGGACGAGGAAATTCGGACCAATCCCCGTGCGCGGAGTGCTCGCTTGCGGGCCGCCCAGCGCCGCACTAGCTCCCCGGCTCCGCCGTAA